A segment of the Lolium perenne isolate Kyuss_39 chromosome 3, Kyuss_2.0, whole genome shotgun sequence genome:
TGCAAAATGGTGCATGGCCAGAAGAAGCCAGGGAGGAGAGGCCGTCGGGTCAAGTATGGGAAGGACAGTCGCTATGCATACATCATGTCAATAGCACATCGAATGAAGTTGTCCCCTAACAGTTTGGTATCAGGAGTTGAAGGAAGGTTATTCCATAATGTATTTGACCACCTGATTGATGCAATCGTATCATCTCACACTGATGGTATGTGCTAAATATGTATTTTCTCATCAAAATTACACTGCACTTGTGAAAACATGCTACCACGTTTGTACCTAACATTTATTTGTGTACCTCCAAATTAGGGAGCGGTGAAAAGGCTATAGAAGTCGACATTGGCTTAGATGAATGCAATTCTCTAGTGCCTCTTGTCAATCGAGAATGCCTCCTAAAGAAAATCTTGACACTCCTGCTCTGCATGTCACGCCGGCGCCATTATAATCCACCACCTGAAAGTGAAATTGTGTACTATAGAGAACTTAAGGGACATATCAGATGTGTAATTGCATACCATGAAGCGAAGGGGAGATCAGAAGGTAATCCAATGCAATCTTTAACTGTTGAATGTTGCAAGCCATGTGAACTTATTGAGGATGTATTGTGATggtgtttctgtttcttttgtttTGACATGTTTTGTGGATTTTGGCGTTGTTCCTTCACAGATGTCCACTGGGAATATTCAAAGGATCCATCAGGTTATCATAGTTTGTCATGCTCGCAAACAATATCAGCTGTCGAGGAGCTTATAGAGTTGACAGGTTCCCTTAGAAAGGCAAACCTGCAGTTTCGGGAGTTAAGTCAGAACAATGGTAAGTGACGTTCGTGTTTTACCCGGTGCCAACTATTCTTCAGTTTGCATGTTAGGGATAGTAATGCTTGACTTGTTAACGGATGGGATGGTCTCTCGGTACAGTTCAAATTGTTATGGCATCATTACGACACTTGCCATCATACTTATATAGTATTGTTGAATTTTACTCTATCCCCTCCTCTTGCACAGCTTTCTGACTGTCTGGCTTTTACTTAACAAAAACATCTTTCCCTCTTTCCTGTAATGATAATATTCGTTCAGTCTGAATATTACTTTGCTTGGGGATATTCGCTGTACCTAAATCCCTATTTTGGCCGATCCAAGAAGTTTATAGAATGCCTCTTATTTTCTCTCACTGACATCAGTGCAAGTGGCATGTATCTTTTATATTGTAGTTCCTATTACTATTGTTCTCAAGTCCTCTGTGCAAACTCTTTCCTTGCAGTTTCAGTTTTAGCACCTGCTATTGCTATGCATGTGAGGATGGATTTCAAATCTCTGCTAGAACCAGATTGGAGTGTTGAAAGGACCAACGCGTTCTACTACAGCAAGTTGATTTTGGTTCTGCATGATCTTAAATGTTCAGGCCTGGTAGGTCTGTCTCCTGAGAGCAATGAGAAGAAATCAATTAATACTTTACTGGATTATATGACATCTAGCCATTTACGTGTAAAGAAAGGTGAGTGCTAATAACTTGTCCTGAACCATTACGCTGCTGAGAACTTTCTACCCATTTTAAAGTGGTATTCTTGCAGAATATGAGGTGTGTGACTCCTCTGTATGCAAACCAGTTGGTGCTACTACTCGGAAGCGAGGATGGAGATCATCTTCTCTGTTCTGGGTCCTCTGCTGGAGGCTCGGGGCAGGTCTTCCGTCCACGGTGTGCTTGCGGCTCTTCGGAGCTTCGACGCATCTTCCCTCTTGCTGGCGTTCGTGATGGCGGCGCCGGAGTTCGAAGATCTGGATGAAGGTGATGGCGTTGACCAAGTTGGTGTTGCTCATCGTGCGGGATGGAGGCATAGCGCCGAGGACCGTCGACTTCCTTGCTGCCTGAGGGCTCTTCCCAGTCCAACGTTTGTCGGAGGAGTGGCCGCGGGATTCGCCGGCGGAGCGTGCCGTGCGAGCAGGAGGACATCAGAGCTCAGAAGgacttatttgtattttttctttgtttctgGGTTTATCTGTAAGATGCTTGGTTAATGAAATCGGCTTTATCTGCGCAAAAAAAAAGGAAGCGAGGAATAACAGGTACTTTAAAATTGGATTGCTGTCTGGTACtacctccgttcttttttaatcgACGCGCGCACATGCATACATGTTTAATTAGCTAGCTTTACTCTGCGTTCGACTATATCTGGACAGAGAGAGTACATTTTATCCATGCTTTACTGATTTTCAAACTTATATCTCgctttttctaaatgagttatatATTGTGTTACAAACTGGGTTTCTCATACATTTTGGatgacatcacaaataaacattgTTACAATTGATTCAGTATTTTACATGAAGAAAGTATATTGTCTAACTGCAATGTGTTTTATCAGATATATTGATGGACGATGGCGACGATGATTTTTACCCAATGGGTCCACTGATATTTACAGCTGGCTTTTTTGATGGGAGATTGGTAGAATATATGACGCAGCTGAGGAGATCCTGCTTGGTCTTGATGCTACACATTATGGACAAACTGGAACCTTACTGTCACCCTGTGAACTTATTTCCTGTGGACGATAATATTATGCTTGAATGGTTGAAGCAAGTGAAGTTCAATAGAGCAAGAAATTCTGCAAATGACGTTCATCGTTCTGTTTTACTTGCGCACTATGCTGCTTCACTTATTCAAGGAATCTCTTCTAGCGTGGAAGGTGCATGTGCAGAGTTGACTGATATGTTGCGAAGGCAGCAGCATTACTATGAATTTGCACCTCAGGCTCTTCTAGTGTTGCTGCTTTTAGATTCCAGTAAGTTCATTCTAGCTTAACACCACGGATAAGTAGCGCTTGATGAGACACTTTATACAAGCAGTTTGCATGCCTTCCTGTCCAGATTGGCCGATCTACTTTGCAGCTTGGGAGTGACCTTGGACGAGATATTTACTGAATATAGTTATTAATCAGTTAATTAATTGCAAGACTCGATTGAGGCAGAGGCCGGGGCCATGctaccatttcaaaaaaaattttTTTGCAAGACTAGTTAATGACCGCCAATGCTTATTTTTCCACCAGGTGCATTTAGAAACACAGGAGAGATGATGGCCGGACTGCAAGATCATGAAGCTCCGAACTCAGATTGCAGTACTTCTCGTCAATGTGGTGCGACTCCTGTGAACTGCCACAGTGGCGCCGAGTCGAGCGGCAATGGAGTGAAGTGTGGAGATAGTGACACAGACAATGTGAAGATTCTCGCAACCATCTTCCAAGTCCTGAAGGACATTGGAACATCAGATGCACTTGGCGCACCGTCCCCTAGTGAGGTGATAATACTAGACCAGATTATGGAGCATGTCTCCTTGTGTGTCGATGGCTTTCTGTCAACCAAGGCGTATCAAAAGGAAAGAGACCTGAGAAGGTGCCGCTGTGTGGGTAAGCATATCACCGCTGCCTGTCCCACATTAGCCTTCTTATTATCTTGAGCACATTAATTGAATATGATGCTTTGTGTTGTTGCAGGTTCAGAGCT
Coding sequences within it:
- the LOC127345149 gene encoding uncharacterized protein yields the protein MVHGQKKPGRRGRRVKYGKDSRYAYIMSIAHRMKLSPNSLVSGVEGRLFHNVFDHLIDAIVSSHTDGSGEKAIEVDIGLDECNSLVPLVNRECLLKKILTLLLCMSRRRHYNPPPESEIVYYRELKGHIRCVIAYHEAKGRSEDVHWEYSKDPSGYHSLSCSQTISAVEELIELTGSLRKANLQFRELSQNNVSVLAPAIAMHVRMDFKSLLEPDWSVERTNAFYYSKLILVLHDLKCSGLVGLSPESNEKKSINTLLDYMTSSHLRVKKEYEVCDSSVCKPVGATTRKRGWRSSSLFWVLCWRLGAGLPSTVCLRLFGASTHLPSCWRS